A section of the Sphingomonas ginsenosidivorax genome encodes:
- a CDS encoding carboxymuconolactone decarboxylase family protein: MSLKEFAGTLPDFAKDIRLNVGSLLSEPQLTDQRKFGLFLACAHATGYKPLVDAAEAECAPKLSPEAANAARAAAAVMAMNNVYYRFTHLAGNQEYRNMPAKLRMNVIGQPGIDKVDFELFSLAVSAMNGCGMCIDSHEQILKKAGVTADAIQTSVRIGAVIKAVGTVHAAMN, from the coding sequence ATGTCGCTCAAGGAATTCGCCGGGACGCTTCCCGATTTCGCCAAGGACATCCGCCTCAACGTGGGCTCGCTGCTGAGCGAGCCGCAGCTGACCGACCAGCGCAAGTTCGGGCTGTTCCTCGCCTGCGCGCATGCGACCGGCTACAAGCCGCTGGTGGACGCGGCCGAGGCCGAATGCGCGCCCAAGCTCAGCCCTGAAGCCGCCAATGCGGCGCGCGCGGCGGCTGCGGTGATGGCGATGAACAACGTCTACTACCGCTTCACGCATCTCGCCGGGAACCAGGAATATCGCAACATGCCGGCCAAGCTGCGCATGAACGTGATCGGCCAGCCGGGGATCGACAAGGTCGATTTCGAGCTGTTCAGCCTGGCGGTGTCGGCGATGAACGGCTGCGGCATGTGCATCGACAGCCACGAGCAGATCCTGAAGAAGGCCGGCGTCACTGCCGATGCGATCCAGACCTCGGTGCGGATCGGCGCGGTGATCAAGGCCGTCGGGACCGTGCACGCCGCGATGAACTGA
- a CDS encoding peroxiredoxin, protein MLTIGDTFPALTIPVQQGTAALPAGETLDLTTAYPGKWKVLFYWPKDFTFVCPTEIVGYSELKGDFEDRDAVLIGASTDTAHVHLAWRKSDADLANADFPWLADNGAKLAEALGILDKNEHVAFRATFTIDPDNVIQAVQVNGLNVGRNPAETLRVLDALQTDELCPCNWNKGEDVLQLAA, encoded by the coding sequence ATGCTGACCATCGGCGATACCTTCCCCGCCCTGACCATCCCCGTCCAGCAGGGCACGGCCGCACTCCCGGCCGGCGAGACGCTCGACCTGACCACCGCCTATCCCGGCAAGTGGAAGGTGCTGTTCTACTGGCCGAAGGACTTCACCTTCGTCTGCCCGACCGAGATCGTCGGCTACAGCGAACTGAAGGGCGACTTCGAGGACCGCGACGCGGTGCTGATCGGCGCGTCGACCGACACCGCGCACGTCCACCTCGCCTGGCGCAAGTCGGATGCCGACCTGGCCAATGCCGACTTCCCGTGGCTCGCCGACAACGGCGCGAAGCTCGCAGAAGCGCTCGGCATCCTCGACAAGAACGAGCATGTCGCGTTCCGTGCGACCTTCACGATCGATCCGGACAACGTCATCCAGGCGGTCCAGGTCAACGGCCTGAACGTCGGCCGCAACCCCGCCGAGACGCTCCGCGTGCTCGACGCGCTGCAGACCGACGAGCTGTGCCCGTGCAACTGGAACAAGGGCGAGGACGTCCTCCAGCTCGCGGCGTAA
- a CDS encoding hydrogen peroxide-inducible genes activator, translating into MATYLPTLKQLQYLVALKDHGHFGRAAEASFVTQSTLSAGLRELETLIDVVLVERTRRVVRFTPLGDRIADKARRVLREAEELGDMARAAGRPLSGDMRMSVIPTIAPFMLPRILPRIRESYPDLKLFLREEPTGAACEGLHNGRADCVLLALPYACGEVAHQTLFEDRLFLAFPTGEMPSALPAIAAADIDETRLLLLEDGHCLKDHALAACNRPEIRAEATMLGTSLHTIVQMVDNGLGITILPEMALKAGLLDNTTITAKPLDEANAVRRIALVWRRGSPREKDFQLLAQVLAEAQ; encoded by the coding sequence ATGGCAACCTATCTCCCTACCCTTAAACAACTACAATATCTGGTCGCGCTGAAGGATCACGGCCATTTCGGCCGCGCGGCCGAGGCGAGTTTCGTCACCCAGTCGACGTTGTCGGCGGGCCTGCGCGAGCTCGAGACGCTGATCGACGTCGTGCTGGTCGAGCGCACGCGGCGAGTCGTCCGCTTCACGCCGCTCGGCGACCGCATCGCCGACAAGGCGCGCCGCGTGCTGCGCGAGGCCGAGGAACTGGGCGACATGGCGCGCGCCGCCGGGCGGCCGCTGTCGGGCGACATGCGGATGAGCGTGATCCCGACGATCGCCCCGTTCATGTTGCCGCGCATCCTGCCGCGGATCCGCGAGAGCTATCCGGACCTCAAGCTGTTCCTGCGCGAGGAGCCGACCGGCGCTGCGTGCGAGGGGCTGCACAATGGCCGCGCGGACTGCGTGCTACTCGCCCTCCCCTATGCGTGCGGCGAGGTCGCGCACCAGACCTTGTTCGAGGACCGGTTGTTCCTCGCCTTCCCGACCGGCGAGATGCCGAGCGCACTGCCCGCGATCGCCGCTGCCGACATCGACGAGACGCGGCTGCTGCTGCTCGAGGACGGGCATTGCCTCAAGGACCACGCGCTCGCGGCGTGCAACCGGCCGGAGATCCGCGCCGAGGCGACGATGCTCGGTACCTCGCTCCACACCATCGTGCAGATGGTCGACAACGGCCTGGGGATCACCATCCTGCCTGAAATGGCGTTGAAGGCCGGGCTGCTCGACAACACGACCATTACCGCCAAGCCGCTCGACGAGGCCAATGCGGTGCGGCGGATCGCGCTCGTGTGGCGGCGCGGCAGCCCGCGCGAAAAGGATTTCCAGCTGCTGGCGCAGGTCCTGGCCGAAGCCCAGTAG
- a CDS encoding fasciclin domain-containing protein — MSTKTLLLIVASTLALGACSRGKDKIETASTPVAEAPGRDAPGPVAPNPAVGGAPMLATRTIVENAAAAPTLTTLVAAVKAADLTTTLSGPGPFTVFAPSNDAFGRLAPGMVDTLLKPENKASLVKVLTYHVVAGSITAEQLKERIMTGGGTATLTSVEGDPITATMVGTIIALTDVNGNKSYVETADVRQSNGIVHVVNGVIVPKLG, encoded by the coding sequence ATGTCGACCAAGACCCTGCTTCTGATCGTCGCGAGCACGCTCGCGCTGGGCGCCTGCAGCCGTGGCAAGGACAAGATCGAGACCGCGTCCACTCCCGTTGCCGAAGCGCCGGGCCGCGACGCCCCCGGCCCGGTCGCGCCCAATCCCGCGGTCGGCGGCGCGCCGATGCTGGCCACGCGGACGATCGTCGAGAACGCCGCCGCGGCGCCGACGCTGACGACCCTGGTCGCGGCGGTGAAGGCTGCCGACCTGACCACGACGCTGTCGGGCCCCGGCCCGTTCACGGTCTTCGCGCCGTCCAACGATGCGTTCGGCCGCCTCGCGCCCGGCATGGTCGATACTTTGCTCAAGCCCGAGAACAAGGCGTCCCTGGTCAAGGTGCTGACCTATCACGTCGTCGCCGGGTCGATCACCGCCGAGCAGTTGAAGGAACGCATCATGACCGGTGGCGGCACCGCGACTCTGACCAGTGTCGAGGGCGACCCGATCACCGCGACGATGGTCGGCACGATCATCGCGCTGACCGACGTCAACGGCAACAAGAGCTATGTCGAGACCGCCGACGTCCGCCAGTCGAACGGCATCGTCCATGTCGTCAACGGCGTGATCGTCCCCAAGCTCGGCTGA
- a CDS encoding fasciclin domain-containing protein, protein MIRQTTLIAATAALLCGTAAVAQTAPAAPAPAPAAGQPRTTTAAPMAPAAPQAGTTTAAPQAGAPAAPAAPAAAPTTTITQALPTLPNHATLVKLVAAAKLDATLAGPGPFTVFAPNDEAFSRLPPGALDTLMKPASSASLATILKYHVVAGALTADQIKAQITAGGGKATLTTLAGQPLIASLGENGNVMLTDVNGGKAYVDTADVKATNGVVHLTNGMSVPKIG, encoded by the coding sequence ATGATCCGCCAGACGACCCTAATCGCCGCGACCGCCGCGCTGCTGTGCGGCACCGCTGCAGTCGCACAGACCGCGCCGGCCGCCCCTGCCCCCGCCCCCGCTGCAGGCCAGCCGCGGACGACGACCGCCGCGCCGATGGCACCGGCCGCACCGCAGGCCGGCACGACCACCGCGGCTCCGCAGGCCGGCGCGCCGGCTGCCCCCGCCGCACCCGCGGCCGCACCGACGACGACGATCACGCAGGCGCTGCCGACGCTTCCCAACCACGCGACCCTCGTCAAGCTGGTTGCCGCGGCGAAGCTCGACGCGACGCTCGCAGGCCCCGGTCCGTTCACCGTATTCGCTCCCAATGACGAGGCGTTCAGCCGCTTGCCGCCGGGCGCGCTCGACACGCTGATGAAGCCGGCGTCGTCCGCCAGCCTGGCGACGATCCTCAAATATCACGTGGTCGCCGGCGCGCTGACCGCGGACCAGATCAAGGCGCAGATCACCGCCGGCGGCGGCAAGGCGACGCTGACGACGCTCGCCGGCCAGCCTTTGATCGCCTCGCTCGGCGAGAACGGCAACGTGATGCTGACCGACGTCAACGGCGGCAAGGCCTATGTCGACACCGCCGACGTCAAGGCGACCAACGGCGTCGTCCACCTGACCAACGGCATGAGCGTGCCGAAAATCGGGTAA
- a CDS encoding molybdenum cofactor biosynthesis protein MoaE, which yields MIHVAVQRNAIDLPVEMARAEMAGAGAVVTFTGLVRADDGVDTLELEHYPGATEAALRVVAQTAVDRWALQAATIVHRVGPMGPGERIVFVAATAPHRGAALEACAYLIDRLKTDAPFWKRETRGGEASWVEARETDEAAAARWQAE from the coding sequence ATGATCCACGTCGCGGTACAGCGGAATGCCATCGATCTTCCGGTCGAGATGGCGCGCGCGGAAATGGCGGGCGCCGGCGCGGTGGTGACGTTCACCGGCCTCGTCCGGGCCGACGACGGAGTCGATACGCTCGAGCTCGAACATTATCCCGGTGCGACGGAGGCGGCGCTTCGCGTGGTCGCGCAGACCGCGGTCGACCGCTGGGCGCTGCAGGCGGCGACGATCGTCCACCGCGTCGGGCCGATGGGGCCTGGCGAGCGGATCGTGTTCGTCGCGGCGACGGCGCCGCATCGTGGTGCGGCTCTGGAGGCGTGTGCGTATCTCATCGACCGGCTGAAGACCGACGCGCCGTTCTGGAAACGCGAGACGCGGGGCGGAGAGGCGTCCTGGGTCGAGGCGCGGGAAACGGATGAGGCGGCCGCCGCGCGGTGGCAGGCGGAATAG
- the moaD gene encoding molybdopterin converting factor subunit 1, which translates to MTIEMLYFAWVRERVGVAEERVNPPAEVTTVGELVDWLAGLDDAHADAFAERGRLRAAVDQAFVAFDTPIAGAREIAIFPPVTGG; encoded by the coding sequence ATGACGATCGAGATGCTGTATTTCGCCTGGGTGCGCGAGCGCGTGGGCGTCGCCGAGGAACGCGTGAATCCGCCGGCGGAGGTCACCACCGTCGGCGAACTGGTAGACTGGCTGGCTGGACTGGACGATGCACATGCCGACGCGTTTGCAGAGCGTGGTCGCTTGCGTGCTGCGGTGGATCAGGCGTTCGTGGCGTTCGATACGCCGATCGCCGGCGCGCGCGAGATCGCGATCTTTCCGCCGGTGACCGGCGGATGA
- the pgsA gene encoding CDP-diacylglycerol--glycerol-3-phosphate 3-phosphatidyltransferase, producing MWTLPNLLTLSRIVAVPLLVAFLWWPGWAAGYGIAFALYCLMGVTDYFDGYLARANGAVSRLGIFLDPIADKIMVAAVVLILVGTRDIAGLEVIAALIILLREIAVSGLREFLAQVQVSVPVSRLAKWKTTLQLVALGGIILGGALPTMAWVHQVGIVALWGAAVLTVLTGWDYLRVGLKHMD from the coding sequence GTGTGGACCTTGCCTAACCTTCTGACGCTGTCGCGGATCGTCGCGGTACCCCTGCTCGTAGCCTTTCTGTGGTGGCCCGGTTGGGCCGCCGGCTACGGCATCGCGTTCGCGTTATATTGCCTGATGGGCGTCACCGATTATTTCGACGGATATCTCGCGCGCGCCAATGGCGCGGTGTCGCGGCTCGGCATCTTCCTCGACCCGATCGCGGACAAGATCATGGTCGCGGCCGTCGTGCTGATCCTGGTCGGCACACGCGACATCGCCGGGCTCGAGGTCATCGCCGCGCTGATCATCCTGCTGCGCGAGATCGCGGTCTCCGGGCTTCGCGAGTTTCTGGCGCAGGTCCAGGTCTCGGTCCCGGTATCGCGACTCGCCAAGTGGAAGACGACGCTGCAGCTGGTCGCGCTGGGCGGAATCATCCTGGGCGGCGCGCTGCCGACGATGGCGTGGGTGCACCAGGTCGGGATCGTCGCCCTTTGGGGCGCAGCGGTCCTGACCGTCCTGACGGGCTGGGATTACCTGCGCGTCGGCCTGAAGCATATGGACTGA
- a CDS encoding MFS transporter produces MLNAMGLLKQRRFLPLFTTQFLGAFNDNLFKTSMVLFATYAIFNDPKMEANFNALATGISILPFFLLSALAGQLADSHDKARIIRIVKTVEIGIMLLGATGLMVARAGHSTVGVSLMLGAVLCLGVHSTFFGPIKYAILPQHLRPHEVLGGTGLVEAGTYLAILMGTVLAGWISIEGAAATVLVIAVVGWFAARQVPPAPREGPLLKLDYNPFTASWRLISATLHIPRLFLAICAISFFWTIGSVLIIIFPPLVKNVLTADERVASFVIAVFSVGVAIGSVVINSMLKGKISAKYSPASVIGMGAFVVLFSFIARHWTRSPAGTYYDWAGFVAQPGSILLLATLLAIAITGGMFVVPLYAFLTTTVEKDQTARTVAANNVVNAGAMTIGAVAVLGITALGVTPEDMLFLVAAMCLVSAWLAQKLHRACD; encoded by the coding sequence ATGCTCAACGCCATGGGGTTGCTGAAGCAACGTCGCTTCCTACCCCTGTTCACCACGCAGTTCCTCGGCGCGTTCAACGACAATCTGTTCAAGACCTCGATGGTCCTGTTCGCGACCTACGCCATCTTCAACGACCCGAAGATGGAGGCGAACTTCAACGCGCTGGCGACCGGCATCTCGATCCTGCCGTTCTTCCTGCTGTCGGCGCTCGCCGGGCAATTGGCGGACAGCCACGACAAAGCCCGGATCATCCGGATCGTGAAGACCGTCGAGATCGGCATCATGCTGCTCGGCGCCACCGGCCTGATGGTCGCGCGTGCGGGGCATTCGACGGTCGGCGTGTCGCTGATGCTCGGCGCGGTGCTGTGTCTGGGCGTGCACTCGACGTTCTTCGGGCCGATCAAATACGCGATCCTGCCGCAGCACCTGCGTCCGCACGAGGTGCTGGGCGGCACCGGGCTGGTCGAGGCCGGCACCTATCTCGCGATCCTGATGGGCACCGTGCTCGCCGGCTGGATCTCGATCGAGGGCGCCGCCGCGACCGTGCTGGTGATCGCGGTGGTCGGCTGGTTCGCCGCGCGCCAGGTGCCGCCGGCACCGCGCGAAGGGCCGCTGCTCAAGCTCGACTACAACCCGTTCACCGCCTCATGGCGGTTGATCAGCGCGACGCTGCACATCCCGAGGCTGTTTCTCGCGATCTGTGCGATCAGCTTCTTCTGGACGATCGGGTCGGTGCTGATCATCATCTTCCCGCCGCTGGTGAAGAACGTGCTGACCGCCGACGAACGCGTCGCGAGCTTCGTGATCGCGGTGTTCTCGGTCGGCGTCGCGATCGGATCGGTGGTCATCAACTCGATGCTGAAGGGCAAGATCTCGGCCAAATACTCGCCCGCCTCGGTCATCGGCATGGGCGCGTTCGTCGTGCTGTTCTCGTTCATCGCGCGCCACTGGACGCGGTCGCCGGCGGGCACCTATTACGACTGGGCCGGCTTCGTCGCGCAGCCCGGGTCGATCCTGCTGCTGGCGACCCTTCTCGCGATCGCGATCACCGGCGGCATGTTCGTCGTGCCACTCTACGCGTTCCTGACGACCACCGTCGAAAAGGATCAGACCGCGCGCACCGTGGCGGCAAACAACGTCGTCAATGCCGGCGCGATGACGATCGGCGCGGTCGCGGTCCTCGGCATCACCGCGCTGGGCGTGACGCCCGAGGACATGCTGTTCCTGGTCGCGGCGATGTGCCTGGTCTCGGCCTGGCTCGCGCAGAAACTCCACCGCGCCTGCGACTGA
- a CDS encoding DUF47 family protein: protein MQQIGALPYIVDAQGGTQVMLITSRDTGRWVIPKGNPIPGLAAHEAAAQEAYEEAGIRGIPCAFAVGSFAYRKKRRTGRYRDLVVTVFPLAFVEQVADWPERHQRDTRWFPLDRAAAAVDEPELKALIAAFREPPVLPTFAQRILPAVRTSARRRIPMLGWFQSLMPKQGRFFELFDAHAATLVAGADALARLLHGEGLIEAQVAEIVRREHEADDITREVLQDVRRVFVTPFDRSAITDLIGVMDDAIDQMNGTANAILLYEVTEFPAEMRDMAGIIVEAARITAEAIPLLRSLGSNAGRLHDLTARLIQIEGHADHIHDTGIKALFHASKGGSDPMAFIVGRELYGSLEKIVDRFEDVANEIQGLVIDHA from the coding sequence ATCCAGCAGATTGGCGCTCTACCCTATATCGTCGACGCACAGGGCGGTACGCAGGTCATGCTCATCACCTCGCGCGACACCGGCCGCTGGGTGATCCCCAAGGGCAACCCGATTCCCGGCCTCGCCGCGCACGAGGCCGCCGCGCAGGAAGCCTATGAGGAAGCGGGCATCCGCGGCATTCCGTGCGCGTTCGCCGTCGGCAGCTTCGCCTACCGCAAGAAGCGCCGCACCGGCCGCTACCGCGACCTGGTCGTCACCGTCTTTCCGCTCGCCTTTGTCGAGCAGGTCGCGGACTGGCCCGAGCGGCATCAGCGCGACACCCGCTGGTTTCCGCTTGATCGCGCCGCGGCGGCGGTGGATGAGCCCGAATTGAAGGCGCTGATCGCGGCTTTCCGCGAACCTCCGGTCCTGCCGACGTTCGCGCAACGCATTTTACCGGCCGTGCGCACGAGCGCGAGAAGGAGAATTCCGATGCTGGGCTGGTTCCAGTCGCTGATGCCGAAACAGGGCCGGTTCTTCGAGCTGTTCGACGCGCATGCCGCCACGCTGGTCGCGGGCGCCGACGCGCTCGCGCGGCTGCTGCACGGCGAAGGCCTGATCGAGGCACAGGTCGCCGAGATCGTCCGCCGCGAACACGAGGCCGACGACATCACCCGCGAAGTCCTGCAGGACGTCCGCCGCGTGTTCGTGACGCCGTTCGACCGCAGCGCGATTACCGACCTGATCGGCGTCATGGACGACGCGATCGACCAGATGAACGGCACCGCCAACGCGATCCTACTGTACGAGGTGACCGAATTCCCCGCCGAGATGCGCGACATGGCCGGCATCATCGTCGAAGCCGCACGCATCACCGCCGAGGCGATTCCGTTGCTCCGCTCGCTCGGCTCCAACGCCGGCCGCCTCCACGACCTGACCGCGCGGCTGATCCAGATCGAGGGTCATGCCGACCACATCCACGATACCGGGATCAAGGCGCTGTTTCACGCCTCGAAGGGCGGCAGCGACCCGATGGCGTTCATCGTCGGCCGCGAACTCTATGGCAGCCTGGAGAAGATCGTCGACCGCTTCGAGGATGTCGCGAACGAGATCCAGGGGCTGGTCATCGACCATGCTTGA
- a CDS encoding inorganic phosphate transporter, with amino-acid sequence MILSLPLLCGLIGIALLFDFLNGLHDAANSIATVVSTRVLKPQYAVLWAAFFNFIAFAVFGLHVAQTVGTGIVHAEVIDAQVIFAALIGAIAWNVITWVLGIPSSSSHALIGGLLGAGIAKIGFGAIVWSGVIRTVVAIFASPAIGLLLALVLVLAVAWTSLRLTPLGVDRRFRKLQLISAALYSLGHGGNDAQKTMGIIAVLLYSQGMLGGTFHIPFWVVLSCQAAMAIGTMSGGWRIVHTMGSKITRLTPAQGFCAETGGAITLFAANIWGIPVSSTHTITGSIVGVGAARRLSAVRWNVASNIIVAWTLTLPAAALIGAGTYWLTGLFA; translated from the coding sequence ATGATCCTCTCCCTCCCCCTGCTCTGCGGTCTGATCGGCATCGCGCTGCTGTTCGACTTCCTCAACGGGCTGCACGACGCCGCAAACTCGATCGCGACGGTCGTTTCGACGCGCGTCCTCAAGCCACAATATGCCGTGCTCTGGGCGGCGTTCTTCAACTTCATCGCGTTCGCCGTGTTCGGTCTCCACGTCGCGCAGACCGTCGGCACCGGGATCGTCCATGCCGAGGTGATCGACGCGCAGGTGATCTTCGCCGCGCTGATCGGCGCGATCGCGTGGAACGTCATCACCTGGGTGCTCGGCATCCCGTCGAGCAGCAGCCATGCGCTGATCGGCGGCCTGCTCGGCGCAGGCATCGCCAAGATCGGCTTTGGCGCGATCGTGTGGAGCGGTGTCATCCGCACCGTCGTCGCGATCTTCGCCTCGCCCGCAATCGGGCTGCTGCTCGCGCTCGTGCTGGTCCTCGCCGTCGCCTGGACCAGCCTCAGGCTCACCCCGCTCGGCGTCGACCGGCGCTTCCGCAAGCTGCAGCTGATCTCCGCCGCGCTCTATTCGCTCGGGCACGGCGGCAACGACGCGCAGAAGACGATGGGGATCATCGCGGTGCTGCTCTATTCTCAAGGCATGCTCGGCGGCACCTTCCACATCCCGTTCTGGGTCGTGCTGTCGTGCCAGGCGGCTATGGCGATCGGCACGATGTCGGGCGGCTGGCGGATCGTCCACACGATGGGGTCGAAGATCACGCGGCTGACCCCGGCGCAAGGGTTCTGCGCGGAGACCGGCGGTGCGATCACGCTGTTCGCCGCCAACATCTGGGGCATCCCGGTGTCGTCGACGCACACCATCACCGGCTCGATCGTCGGCGTCGGCGCCGCGCGCCGGCTGTCCGCGGTACGCTGGAACGTCGCGAGCAACATCATCGTCGCCTGGACGCTGACGCTGCCCGCCGCCGCGCTGATCGGTGCCGGCACCTACTGGCTGACCGGGCTGTTCGCCTGA
- the mprF gene encoding bifunctional lysylphosphatidylglycerol flippase/synthetase MprF, whose amino-acid sequence MSAPIIERIRDNRRALAIAVAVLLALAGFEALHLMLREVHLRDVRAAWSATPHWRIVAALALTTISYLALTGYDMIGLRVIGRPQPWPLAAVASFTSFTISNTFGLTLITGGSARYRAYGSVGLRVGEIAKLGVLTSLVFWAGVAGTAAIALLAAVGPVPIGGLAVSPGVAHALGAALLAMLLALPVARAAGLRQVRLLRWTVTLPSVAQFAGLGVVALIDLMASAATLAVLVPGLDATALPGFVLAYALALLVGAATHVPGGIGVFEAVLLGAVPQDRPAVFAALLLYRLIYYLVPLLLACVLVVGIEGARLRRPIGTGLRLLDRAARALAPTLVTLLVFAGGMALLVSGALPGVQYRLASLDGVPLPLVEGSHLAGSLAGMALLLVAPALNARLTSGFHVARVLLIGGALFSLMKGLDYEEAGILLIVAMALQYSRRAFHRQGGVLSQPLDWAWLMAGLGALGLSLWAGFFAYKRVPYSTELWWHFALDGNAPRFLRASFGAGVMMTTAIAWRLLLGRPAPAPGPALPDDVAARAMAVSPRSDANLAYTGRKRFILSDAGDAFLMYGVQGRTWIVMGDPVGPRERWGELVWATRRACDAARGRLCFFQASEAMLALFVDLGLATYKYGEEAHIPLAGFTLQSPKAKALRHGRKRAIAAGLTFAIVPRADLPPLLGELRAISDEWLRARGVHEKSFSLGTFAEAYMLRFDCAVVRDGDAVVAFANIWTSGDGAEMSVDLMRHRDAVSYGTMDFLFVELLERGRAEGFVRFNLGMAPLSGINGDRLAPAWAKLARTLFENGERFYSFAGLRAFKSKFDPVWTSRYAATVHGLGAGAALIDLVAAVNGAD is encoded by the coding sequence GTGAGCGCTCCGATTATCGAGCGGATACGCGACAACCGCCGCGCGCTGGCGATCGCGGTGGCGGTTCTGCTCGCGCTTGCCGGGTTCGAGGCGCTGCACCTGATGCTGCGCGAGGTGCATCTGCGCGATGTCCGTGCGGCGTGGAGCGCGACGCCGCACTGGCGGATCGTCGCGGCGCTGGCGCTTACGACGATCAGTTACCTGGCGCTGACTGGCTACGACATGATCGGGCTGCGCGTGATCGGCCGGCCGCAGCCCTGGCCGCTGGCAGCGGTGGCGTCGTTCACCAGCTTCACGATCAGCAACACCTTCGGGCTGACGCTGATCACCGGCGGGTCCGCGCGCTACCGCGCCTATGGATCGGTCGGTCTGCGCGTTGGCGAGATCGCGAAGCTTGGGGTTCTGACCAGCCTGGTCTTCTGGGCCGGGGTCGCGGGCACGGCCGCGATCGCGCTGCTCGCGGCGGTCGGGCCGGTCCCGATCGGGGGACTGGCCGTGTCGCCCGGTGTCGCGCACGCGTTGGGCGCGGCGTTGCTAGCCATGCTGCTGGCGCTGCCGGTCGCGCGCGCAGCGGGGCTGAGGCAGGTCAGGCTCCTGCGCTGGACAGTGACGCTGCCCAGCGTCGCGCAGTTCGCGGGGCTGGGCGTGGTCGCACTGATCGACCTGATGGCGTCGGCGGCGACGCTGGCGGTGCTGGTGCCCGGCCTCGACGCGACGGCGCTGCCCGGTTTCGTCCTCGCTTACGCGCTCGCGCTGCTGGTGGGTGCGGCGACGCATGTGCCGGGCGGGATCGGCGTGTTCGAGGCGGTGCTGCTGGGTGCGGTGCCGCAGGATCGGCCGGCGGTGTTCGCCGCGCTCCTGCTGTACCGGCTGATCTATTATCTGGTGCCGCTGCTGCTCGCGTGCGTGCTGGTGGTGGGGATCGAAGGCGCGCGGTTGCGCCGGCCGATCGGCACCGGGCTGCGACTGCTCGATCGCGCCGCGCGCGCGCTGGCGCCGACGCTGGTCACTTTGCTCGTGTTCGCGGGCGGGATGGCACTGCTGGTGTCGGGGGCGTTGCCGGGTGTGCAGTACCGCCTCGCGAGCCTGGACGGCGTGCCGCTGCCGCTGGTCGAGGGCTCGCATCTCGCGGGCAGCCTGGCGGGAATGGCGCTGCTGCTGGTCGCGCCCGCGCTCAACGCGCGGCTGACCAGCGGCTTCCACGTCGCGCGCGTGCTGCTGATCGGCGGCGCGCTGTTCTCGCTGATGAAGGGGCTCGATTATGAGGAAGCGGGGATCCTGCTGATCGTCGCGATGGCCCTGCAATACAGCCGCCGCGCGTTCCATCGGCAGGGTGGCGTACTGTCGCAACCGCTCGACTGGGCGTGGTTGATGGCGGGGCTGGGGGCGCTGGGGCTGAGCCTGTGGGCTGGGTTCTTCGCGTACAAGCGCGTACCCTACAGCACCGAGCTGTGGTGGCATTTCGCGCTCGACGGCAATGCGCCGCGGTTCCTGCGCGCGAGCTTCGGCGCAGGTGTGATGATGACGACCGCGATTGCGTGGCGCCTGCTGCTGGGGCGACCCGCGCCCGCGCCGGGGCCGGCGCTTCCCGACGACGTCGCCGCACGCGCGATGGCGGTATCCCCGCGGAGCGACGCCAATCTCGCCTATACCGGCCGCAAGCGCTTCATCCTGTCCGACGCCGGCGACGCCTTCCTGATGTACGGCGTGCAGGGGCGGACCTGGATCGTGATGGGCGATCCGGTGGGCCCGCGCGAACGCTGGGGAGAGCTGGTCTGGGCGACGCGGCGCGCCTGCGACGCCGCGCGGGGGCGGCTGTGCTTCTTCCAGGCGAGCGAGGCGATGCTGGCGCTGTTCGTCGATCTGGGGCTCGCCACGTACAAATATGGCGAGGAGGCGCATATCCCGCTCGCCGGGTTCACGCTGCAGAGCCCGAAGGCCAAGGCGCTGCGCCATGGCCGCAAGCGCGCCATCGCCGCCGGGCTGACCTTCGCGATCGTGCCGCGCGCGGACCTGCCGCCGCTGCTGGGCGAATTGCGCGCGATCTCGGACGAATGGCTGCGCGCGCGCGGGGTGCACGAGAAGAGCTTCAGCCTGGGGACGTTCGCCGAGGCGTATATGCTGCGCTTCGATTGCGCGGTGGTGCGCGACGGCGACGCGGTGGTCGCGTTCGCCAATATCTGGACGAGCGGCGACGGCGCCGAAATGTCGGTCGACCTGATGCGCCATCGCGACGCGGTGTCCTATGGTACGATGGACTTCCTGTTCGTCGAACTGCTCGAGCGCGGCAGGGCGGAGGGGTTCGTGCGGTTCAACCTGGGGATGGCGCCGCTGTCGGGGATCAACGGCGACCGGCTCGCGCCTGCCTGGGCCAAGCTGGCGCGGACGCTGTTCGAGAATGGCGAGCGGTTCTACAGTTTCGCGGGGCTGCGCGCGTTCAAGAGCAAGTTCGACCCGGTCTGGACGTCGCGTTATGCCGCGACGGTGCACGGCCTGGGCGCCGGCGCGGCGCTGATCGATCTCGTCGCGGCGGTCAACGGTGCCGACTGA